Proteins encoded by one window of Anopheles maculipalpis chromosome 2RL, idAnoMacuDA_375_x, whole genome shotgun sequence:
- the LOC126559644 gene encoding uncharacterized protein LOC126559644: MSTTGMENLEGADSTHNTKVSDSAYSNSCSNSQSQRSGSSKSRHSGSNSSGSSGYGGKASTQASSIAPLPQPAIKRTKDKDRKKKKLKTTSDNAAPAPNGSSAGNNNVAVSAAAATSATSVEVSGCGGDPEPMDTVPGNSSVSSGSAVPGDIGTGGTAGLTVAHGTESNDRHELNVTSGGNGANGVELVSVGGVAAGAVAAQIINDEKTKDDRKHMSQEQMHRSSDATNDGLQKKLIAQSILPGPAPLPAGVASIVNSIATGESSGIRNNKAGDHTVSSGGTLLGVVMGEQHGQGKQQQLHHTVQQHQHPKHQHSTKQDASLQSHQHGLHVPQQHSSCQQQQQQHQQQHHTLHPQQQQHDKQQQQQPQQQLQQQQSNTPRTNKPDVEDGFCCVISMHDGVVLFTTPSITHSLGFPKDMWLGRSFIDFVHPKDRATFASQITSKVVVPLGESKSGQKDQKNSLYVMLRKYRGLKTAGFGVTKTTVNYEPYRLVLTFREAPAENAEIMSGRSILLIISATPVKSVYKEPNESLCERDLKFNTRHTTSGVLSYVDGNSVESIGYLPQDILGRSIMELYHPDDMPILRKAYETVMVKGQTAGASFVSQPYRFLVNNGCYIVLSTEWTSFVNPWSRELEFVIGNHRILQGPSNADVFVSPFYCHQTQNQFSDEALKEAKMIEEQILRLLKEPVAKPSDMVKQEVSKRCKALASFMEELMDEVAQPELKLNLLNESDFTFSERDSVMLGEISPHHEYFDSKSSSETPPSYNQLNYNENLQRFFDSRPAMNIEEQMKMDSSGGTNTETIGDEQSHAVSPNQREFSASGGGGSGGSAGNFSSESNAQMDSTTNTTSNTGGTGGTGTSSGGGGSFQPPTLTEELLCKHNEDMQKVMLKKHREARMVARGTDKNKKGPPDKGAYGGGTVGHGVKRGSSHSWEGDAHKTIKHQHNPDTGGGCTSIQQLQQQQQKMGPVAPHALQQQLLIQQQQQQLQQQQQQQQQQQFQQQQQHQHQHYQQTNLHLHYKSQHMLQPHHQGLYGQGPSSTSFQQTTLANSSTAHLQQAQHQQLPEQQSTHQSTQQHAYQSQFQSNGLGQPCQAEPATGLSGNQRSSFNTTFTTPSILTPQMTYGTHSGSITGRTGDLWPPFSVSVTTMQASAGAGSGTASFVPSHSIFPTLYYIPAAAAAAASAAPQTTPVAALEALPRLNPITVPYMAAGVMYPHPQLYQQSLLYPPMMYHAMPYQPLPPPCGLDSDTRNHQHSQHQQQQQQRQQQQQQQQQQQQRLQSQTGQSSGGPGQTTTGGITLGMGTTPGGQSSAQAAEVSGTTTNVGHTGNNGGKLPAHITVPPSAGSGSQSQTPFQRPSSQATSVKAEPGSALGSIASASIVVNRAFSESSKKDLTDSPLISNVDCTDCALDEVLDKHCDNTAGGSSMVDRRVNGGARLTSQLDKLPTGIGTGIGTNSNSRGGGGNGGGVIGMCEVSDDMDESSFSSFYSSFLKTDNSSEGQNGAERKESSEMCWESGSNNATSNNRMHGDGESGNQDSLEGGKRSGGGEGTGTMVRPNGSGASGCRAKRRPNPPWLDNVCQTKDLIYRYQINERSVKELLDSDNLALKKISQPILVNDQLGQLYLDLELEGLSAKLSLSEATSGSSSDDCDTKDKAKVNKRNMKYSKLVMIYEENAPFPPPNDSEP; the protein is encoded by the exons CGGAAGCTCAAAGTCACGCCACAGTGGCAGCAACTCGTCCGGCAGCAGTGGATATGGTGGAAAGGCTTCGACGCAGGCCAGCAGCATTGCGCCACTGCCGCAGCCGGCCATCAAGCGCACCAAGGATAAGGAtcgcaaaaagaagaagctaaaGACGACCAGCGATAATGCTGCTCCGGCACCGAATGGATCATCCGCTGGAAATAACAACGTGGCAGTATCCGCTGCCGCAGCAACTTCAGCTACATCCGTTGAAGTTTCGGGGTGCGGTGGTGATCCTGAACCGATGGATACGGTACCAGGGAATTCGTCCGTTAGTAGCGGATCTGCCGTACCGGGAGACATTGGAACGGGAGGAACGGCTGGGCTAACGGTCGCTCATGGAACGGAATCAAACGATCGTCATGAGCTGAACGTTACCAGTGGGGGAAATGGTGCAAACGGGGTTGAACTGGTCAGTGTGGGAGGGGTTGCTGCGGGAGCCGTTGCAGCACAGATCATCAACGATGAAAAAA CTAAGGACGATCGCAAGCACATGTCACAGGAACAAATGCATCGGTCGAGTGATGCAACCAACGATGGCCTGCAGAAGAAACTGATCGCACAGAGCATTCTGCCTGGACCGGCACCACTACCGGCCGGTGTGGCCTCCATCGTCAATTCGATCGCCACCGGTGAATCCAGCGGAATAAGAAACAACAAAGCCGGGGACCACACCGTATCGAGCGGTGGAACTCTCTTGGGTGTGGTTATGGGCGAGCAACATGgacaaggaaaacaacaacagcttcaCCATACCgtccaacaacatcaacatcccAAACATCAGCATTCCACGAAGCAGGATGCCTCGCTCCAGAGTCATCAGCATGGACTGCATGTGCCGCAGCAACATTCATCctgccagcagcaacagcagcagcatcaacagcaacaccacacACTTCAtccccagcaacagcaacacgacaaacaacagcaacaacaaccgcaacaacaactacaacagcagcaatcaaACACACCGCGTACCAACAAACCCGACGTGGAGGATGGGTTCTGCTGTGTCATCTCGATGCACGACGGGGTCGTACTCTTCACAACGCCCAGCATCACGCACAGTCTCGGATTCCCGAAGGACATGTGGTTGGGTCGATCGTTTATCGACTTCGTACACCCGAAGGATCGGGCCACATTTGCAAGCCAGATCACGTCGAAGGTCGTTGTACCGCTGGGAGAATCCAAGAGTGGTCAAAAGGATCAGAAAAATTCACTCTACGTTATGCTGCGCAAGTACCGTGGACTGAAGACGGCCGGGTTTGGTGTTACCAAAACGACCGTCAACTATGAACCGTACCGACTGGTGCTAACATTCCGTGAAGCACCGGCAGAAAATGCGGAAATCATGAGTGGTCGCAGCATTCTGCTAATCATCTCCGCCACGCCGGTCAAGAGTGTGTACAAGGAACCGAACGAATCTCTGTGCGAGCGTGATCTTAAGTTTAATACGCGCCACACCACGTCCGGTGTGTTGAGCTATGTGGACGGGAATTCGGTTGAATCGATCGGTTACCTACCGCAAGATATTCTTGGACGATCGATCATGGAGCTGTACCATCCGGACGATATGCCTATCTTGCGGAAGGCGTACGAAACGGTCATGGTTAAAGGGCAAACAGCCGGTGCATCGTTCGTCAGCCAACCTTATCGGTTTCTGGTCAACAACGGATGCTACATCGTGCTCAGCACCGAGTGGACCAGCTTCGTGAATCCATGGTCCCGGGAGCTAGAGTTCGTGATCGGCAACCATCGCATCCTGCAGGGTCCATCGAACGCGGACGTCTTTGTGTCACCTTTTTACTGCCACCAAACGCAGAACCAATTTTCCGATGAAGCGCTGAAGGAAGCGAAAATGATCGAGGAGCAAATTTTACGTCTCCTGAAGGAACCGGTCGCCAAACCGTCGGACATGGTAAAACAGGAAGTGTCCAAACGGTGCAAAGCGCTCGCCTCGTTCATGGAGGAGCTAATGGACGAGGTGGCTCAACCGGAGCTGAAGCTAAATCTGCTAAATGAATCGGATTTTACCTTCTCCGAGCGAGACTCGGTAATGCTGGGCGAGATATCACCCCACCACGAGTACTTCGACAGCAAGAGCTCGTCGGAAACGCCACCGAGCTACAACCAGCTGAACTATAATGAGAATCTGCAGCGCTTCTTCGACAGCCGGCCGGCCATGAACATTGAGGAGCAGATGAAGATGGACTCATCGGGCGGCACCAACACGGAAACGATTGGCGACGAGCAGTCGCACGCGGTCAGTCCCAACCAGCGCGAGTTTAGTgcgagcggtggtggtggaagcgGCGGATCGGCAGGCAACTTTAGCTCCGAAAGCAACGCCCAGATGGACAGTACGACCAACACGACGAGCAACACGGGCGGAACGGGTGGTACGGGGACATCGTCCGGGGGTGGAGGTAGCTTTCAGCCACCGACCCTTACGGAGGAGTTGCTCTGCAAGCACAACGAGGACATGCAGAAGGTGATGCTGAAAAAGCACCGGGAGGCACGGATGGTTGCGCGCGGCAcggacaagaacaaaaaaggccCACCGGACAAAGGAGCGTACGGGGGTGGCACGGTTGGCCACGGTGTGAAGCGTGGTTCATCCCATTCGTGGGAGGGGGACGCACATAAAACGATCAAACATCAGCACAATCCGGACACGGGCGGTGGCTGTACCTCAATTCAGCagttgcaacagcagcagcagaagatgGGTCCTGTTGCACCGCATGCATTGCAGCAACAGTTGCTgatacagcagcaacaacagcagctgcagcagcagcagcagcaacagcagcagcaacaatttcagcagcaacagcagcatcagcatcaacattatcaacaaacaaatttacaCTTGCACTACAAATCGCAACACATGTTGCAACCGCACCATCAGGGACTGTATGGACAAGGACCGTCGTCCACTTCGTTTCAGCAAACAACCCTTGCCAACTCTTCCACAGCACATCTGCAACAGGCGCAACACCAACAACTTCCAGAGCAGCAGAGTACGCACCAATCAACCCAACAACACGCGTACCAAAGCCAGTTCCAGAGTAATGGTTTGGGTCAGCCTTGCCAAGCCGAACCGGCTACCGGTCTTTCGGGGAATCAGCGGTCATCCTTTAACACGACCTTCACCACACCCTCCATCCTTACGCCCCAAATGACGTACGGAACGCACAGCGGAAGCATTACGGGTCGTACCGGTGACCTATGGCCACCGTTCAGTGTGAGCGTAACGACCATGCAAGCATCGGCCGGTGCCGGATCGGGCACGGCCAGCTTCGTACCATCGCACAGCATTTTTCCCACCCTGTACTACATCCCGgcggctgctgcagctgccgcATCTGCCGCCCCCCAAACCACACCGGTGGCAGCGCTGGAGGCGCTACCCCGTCTCAATCCGATCACCGTACCGTACATGGCGGCCGGTGTCATGTATCCGCATCCACAGCTTTACCAGCAGTCGCTCCTGTACCCGCCGATGATGTACCACGCGATGCCTTATCAACCTTTACCCCCACCGTGCGGGCTCGACAGTGACACGCGAAAT CATCAACATTcacagcatcaacagcagcagcaacaacggcaacagcagcagcaacagcagcaacaacagcagcagaggCTACAGTCCCAAACTGGCCAATCATCCGGTGGTCCCGGACAAACGACAACCGGTGGCATTACCCTAGGTATGGGAACGACTCCGGGAGGGCAAAGTTCAGCCCAAGCGGCCGAAGTGTCCGGTACGACAACGAACGTTGGCCATACCGGTAACAATGGTGGTAAACTTCCCGCCCACATAACCGTTCCACCGTCGGCTGGAAGCGGTTCCCAGTCACAAACCCCATTCCAACGTCCATCCTCCCAGGCAACATCGGTGAAAGCGGAACCGGGCTCAGCTTTGGGCAGTATTGCATCCGCTTCGATTGTCGTTAACCGG GCTTTTTCGGAATCCTCCAAAAAGGATCTTACCGATTCGCCCCTCATCTCGAACGTCGACTGTACCGACTGTGCGCTGGACGAAGTGCTCGATAAGCACTGCGACAACACTGCAGGTGGCAGCAGTATGGTAGATCGGCGGGTAAACGGTGGTGCACGACTTACCAGTCAGCTGGACAAACTGCCGACTGGTATCGGTACCGGGATCGGCACAAATAGCAACTCGCGCGGTGGCGGTGGAAATGGAGGTGGTGTGATCGGGATGTGTGAAGTTAGTGATGATATGGACGAGTCTAGCTTTTCCAGCTTTTACTCCAGCTTTCTCAAGACGGACAACTCGTCCGAGGGACAGAACGGAGCGGAGCGCAAAGAATCGAGCGAAATGTGCTGGGAAAGTGGCTCAAACAATGCGACCTCGAACAACCGGATGCACGGGGACGGTGAGTCCGGCAATCAGGACTCGCTGGAAGGTGGAAAGCGAAGCGGTGGGGGGGAAGGAACTGGTACGATGGTGCGACCGAATGGTAGTGGTGCCAGTGGATGCCGTGCCAAGCGACGTCCGAATCCGCCGTGGTTAGATAACGTGTGCCAGACGAAGGATCTCATCTACCGGTATCAGATCAACGAACGTTCGGTTAAGGAGCTGCTGGATTCGGACAATTTGGCGTTGAAGAAAATTAGTCAG CCTATCCTGGTTAACGATCAGCTCGGTCAGCTGTACCTTGATCTCGAGCTGGAAGGACTGTCGGCGAAGCTCTCACTAAGCGAAGCGACATCCGGAAGCAGCAGCGATGACTGCGACACCAAGGACAAAGCCAAAGTGAACAAGCGCAACATGAAGTACAGTAAGCTGGTCATGATCTACGAGGAGAACGCACCGTTTCCTCCACCGAATGATTCCGAACCGTAG